One window of the Rubinisphaera margarita genome contains the following:
- a CDS encoding shikimate kinase, translated as MIISLVGYRGTGKSLLAGMLAQRLHARAVDSDRVIEERAGCSIAEIFARSGEAEFRRLEAEAIAELCGHDGLIIATGGGAILNADTRKRLQQAGPVIWLTAEVSEIARRMRSDETSAASRPALTDLNFEEEIRSLLEQREPLYRDVSDFEVATTNRDPESLVDEILSRINGTAAKDDAQ; from the coding sequence ATGATCATTTCTCTGGTTGGGTATCGCGGCACCGGAAAGAGTCTGCTCGCAGGCATGCTTGCTCAACGCCTGCATGCTCGGGCTGTCGATTCCGATCGCGTGATCGAAGAACGAGCCGGCTGCTCGATCGCGGAAATCTTCGCCCGCAGCGGTGAAGCCGAGTTCCGTCGTCTCGAAGCGGAAGCGATTGCCGAGCTCTGCGGCCACGATGGATTGATCATCGCAACGGGCGGCGGAGCGATTCTGAATGCCGACACACGCAAACGATTGCAGCAGGCCGGTCCCGTCATCTGGCTGACCGCCGAAGTGAGCGAGATTGCCCGACGAATGCGGAGCGATGAAACTTCAGCCGCCAGCCGCCCTGCTCTAACCGATCTCAACTTCGAAGAAGAAATCCGCTCGCTGCTCGAACAGCGGGAGCCGTTGTATCGCGACGTGAGTGACTTCGAAGTCGCGACCACGAATCGCGATCCCGAAAGCCTCGTCGACGAGATTCTCAGCCGAATCAATGGAACAGCGGCAAAGGACGATGCTCAATGA
- the aroE gene encoding shikimate dehydrogenase has protein sequence MICVSVGRTRLKMMRKEHEALAQAGAELVELRLDWIKQISDISVLLKNRPTPTVVTCRRAEDRGRWRGTEEERQTLLRSAIVDGVDFVDLEVDIAKKIPRYGRTKRIISYHNFEETPANLNEIYEQMSDHDADVLKIVTMANSPADGVRMLELVANAEKPTVGFCMGEFGLFTRLLCKKYGSPFTYASFSSERELAPGQISFTEMLKLYRYQNINSETRVFGVLGDPIAHSYSPRIHNDAFAREGINAVYLPFRISEQHFEDSLKALKRLNVDGYSVTIPHKQRVTKFADHLDPEISTIGATNTLYKNNRGIWFAANTDYEAAMATLKQAVTEAGWPEGSFKDRKVLILGTGGVARAIGLGIVNGGGHLTIAGRTRSKVKELADHLKCLHCTWENRGAQTPDVLINCTPIGMFPNMDESPFEPNWIKDNMVVFDTIYNPENTLLIKHARQRKCYIASGLEMFVRQAAAQFECFTGQKAPLDQMRSSLRGAISLVKTTQESESES, from the coding sequence CGAACACGCCTCAAAATGATGCGTAAGGAACATGAAGCGCTTGCTCAGGCAGGAGCCGAGTTGGTCGAGTTGCGGCTCGACTGGATCAAGCAGATCAGCGATATCTCGGTCCTGCTGAAGAATCGCCCCACGCCGACGGTGGTCACCTGCCGCCGGGCGGAAGATCGGGGTCGCTGGCGCGGAACGGAAGAGGAGCGGCAGACGCTGCTGCGATCGGCCATTGTCGACGGGGTCGATTTTGTCGACCTGGAAGTCGACATCGCGAAGAAAATTCCCCGTTACGGACGCACAAAGCGGATCATCAGTTATCACAACTTCGAAGAGACGCCTGCCAATCTGAACGAAATCTACGAACAGATGTCGGATCACGATGCCGATGTGCTGAAGATCGTGACCATGGCCAACAGCCCGGCTGATGGCGTGCGGATGCTTGAACTGGTCGCCAATGCCGAGAAGCCTACGGTCGGCTTCTGCATGGGAGAATTCGGCCTGTTCACGCGACTTCTCTGCAAAAAATACGGTTCTCCGTTCACGTACGCCAGCTTCAGCAGCGAACGGGAACTCGCTCCCGGACAGATCTCATTCACCGAGATGCTCAAGCTGTATCGGTATCAGAATATCAATTCCGAGACTCGAGTCTTTGGCGTCCTCGGCGATCCGATCGCTCACAGCTACAGCCCGCGGATTCACAACGACGCATTCGCCCGCGAAGGCATCAACGCCGTTTATCTTCCCTTCCGGATTTCCGAGCAGCATTTCGAAGACTCCCTGAAAGCGCTCAAGCGGCTCAATGTCGACGGGTACAGCGTCACGATTCCGCATAAGCAGCGAGTGACGAAATTTGCCGATCATCTCGATCCAGAAATCTCGACCATCGGAGCGACGAACACGCTCTACAAGAACAATCGCGGCATCTGGTTCGCCGCCAACACCGATTACGAAGCCGCTATGGCGACGCTGAAACAGGCCGTGACCGAAGCGGGCTGGCCGGAGGGATCGTTCAAGGATCGCAAGGTGCTCATTCTCGGCACCGGCGGCGTCGCCCGGGCAATTGGCCTGGGCATTGTGAACGGCGGCGGGCACCTCACGATCGCGGGCCGCACTCGCTCCAAAGTCAAAGAACTGGCCGACCATCTCAAGTGCCTGCACTGCACCTGGGAAAACCGGGGAGCACAGACGCCGGACGTCCTCATCAACTGCACGCCGATCGGCATGTTCCCCAACATGGACGAAAGCCCGTTCGAGCCGAACTGGATCAAGGACAACATGGTCGTCTTCGACACCATCTATAATCCGGAGAACACGCTGCTCATCAAGCACGCCCGCCAGCGGAAGTGCTACATCGCCAGCGGACTGGAGATGTTCGTTCGCCAGGCAGCCGCCCAGTTCGAGTGCTTCACCGGTCAGAAAGCTCCGCTTGATCAGATGCGAAGCTCGCTGCGGGGAGCCATCTCGCTGGTCAAAACCACTCAAGAGTCCGAATCCGAGTCGTGA